In Aestuariibaculum lutulentum, one DNA window encodes the following:
- a CDS encoding arylsulfatase, with the protein MNLKTIATTLILSVTMGVFAQDKPNILVIWGDDIGWQNVSAYGMGTMGYTTPNIDQIGYDGIRFTDHYAQPSCTAGRASFITGQYPIRSGMTTVGQPGDALGLQAASPCLAEVLKEEGYATGHFGKNHLGDRNEHLPTAHGFDEFYGNLYHLNTQEESEQRDYQNFAKAYSGSLEEYEKKFGTRGVIHSWATNSEDSTDDPRFGKVGKQRIEDTGPLTQERMKEFDSEEVIPMAEKFMKKAKDDKKPFFVWLNTSRMHLYTRLDDKWRYAAENYTSEADVHGSGMLQHDYDIGTILKWLKDQGLDKNTIIWYSTDNGPEHNAWPHGGTTPWRGEKMGTTEGGVRVISMVKWPGVIEPNQIKNGIQAHMDMFTSLAAAAGVDNVADKMMKEKKQYIDGVNNLPYWKGETNKSARDMYYYYYESKLNAVRMGPWKFHFIYKETYYGTAEARTAPLIFNLRMDPFESYDTEDAYGHLMQKVSWLMAPMGEQMNMHIKTLLDYPPVQGGKSFDMSSVMDAVVKKGHQ; encoded by the coding sequence ATGAATTTAAAAACTATTGCTACTACACTAATTTTAAGTGTGACTATGGGCGTATTCGCTCAGGACAAACCCAATATTTTAGTTATTTGGGGTGACGACATTGGCTGGCAAAACGTTAGCGCATACGGTATGGGCACCATGGGCTATACCACACCTAACATTGACCAGATTGGCTACGACGGTATCCGATTTACCGATCATTACGCACAACCCAGCTGTACTGCTGGTAGAGCTTCGTTTATTACCGGGCAATACCCTATAAGAAGTGGTATGACTACTGTAGGACAACCAGGTGATGCCTTAGGTCTTCAGGCCGCTTCACCATGTTTAGCCGAAGTGTTAAAAGAAGAAGGCTATGCTACAGGACACTTTGGTAAAAACCACCTGGGCGACCGTAACGAGCACCTTCCAACAGCACATGGCTTCGACGAATTTTATGGAAATCTTTATCATTTAAATACTCAGGAAGAATCAGAACAACGCGATTATCAAAACTTTGCTAAAGCCTACTCAGGAAGCTTAGAGGAGTACGAAAAGAAATTTGGTACGCGTGGTGTGATTCACTCATGGGCAACCAATTCAGAAGACAGTACAGATGATCCACGTTTTGGTAAAGTAGGTAAACAGCGTATCGAAGATACCGGACCATTAACTCAGGAGCGCATGAAAGAATTCGATTCTGAAGAAGTGATTCCTATGGCAGAAAAATTCATGAAGAAAGCTAAAGACGATAAGAAACCATTCTTTGTTTGGTTAAACACCTCAAGAATGCACTTGTACACACGCTTAGATGACAAATGGCGTTATGCTGCAGAAAACTATACCTCTGAGGCAGACGTACATGGTAGTGGTATGTTACAGCACGATTACGACATAGGCACCATTTTAAAATGGTTAAAAGATCAGGGCTTAGATAAAAATACCATCATCTGGTATTCTACCGATAACGGACCAGAACACAATGCATGGCCTCATGGTGGTACAACACCTTGGCGCGGTGAAAAAATGGGAACTACAGAAGGTGGTGTACGCGTTATAAGTATGGTAAAATGGCCAGGCGTAATTGAGCCTAACCAAATTAAAAACGGTATTCAGGCACATATGGACATGTTTACTTCTTTAGCTGCTGCAGCTGGTGTAGATAATGTTGCCGATAAAATGATGAAAGAGAAAAAACAATATATCGACGGGGTTAACAACTTACCATACTGGAAAGGCGAAACCAATAAATCGGCCAGAGATATGTATTACTACTATTATGAAAGTAAACTGAATGCCGTACGTATGGGCCCTTGGAAATTCCATTTCATCTATAAAGAAACCTATTATGGCACCGCCGAAGCCAGAACAGCACCATTAATCTTTAACTTACGAATGGATCCATTTGAAAGTTACGATACCGAAGATGCTTACGGCCACCTGATGCAAAAAGTATCCTGGCTTATGGCACCTATGGGCGAACAAATGAATATGCATATTAAAACTTTACTCGACTACCCTCCGGTACAAGGCGGTAAGAGTTTCGATATGTCCAGCGTTATGGATGCTGTGGTTAAAAAAGGCCATCAGTAA
- a CDS encoding DUF805 domain-containing protein has protein sequence MKWYLKVILDNYANFHGRARRKAYWIFFAFNLLFTYSIAYIASILVELTDFVYFMWLPIIYLIAVTIPTIAVGVRRMHDVGKPGWFLLIPVYSFILAVSAGETGTNKYGEDPKKECHETIKDYINDIIELREQQS, from the coding sequence ATGAAATGGTATCTAAAAGTCATTCTGGACAATTACGCCAATTTTCATGGCAGAGCCCGTCGTAAAGCCTACTGGATTTTCTTCGCTTTTAATCTACTCTTTACGTACAGTATTGCTTATATAGCAAGTATACTGGTTGAACTTACAGACTTCGTCTATTTTATGTGGTTACCTATTATTTACTTAATCGCCGTCACTATCCCAACTATTGCTGTTGGTGTACGCCGAATGCACGATGTAGGTAAACCCGGCTGGTTTTTACTCATCCCGGTTTATAGCTTTATACTAGCTGTATCGGCTGGAGAAACCGGAACCAACAAATATGGCGAAGACCCTAAAAAGGAATGCCACGAAACCATAAAAGACTATATTAACGACATTATTGAATTACGTGAGCAACAATCATAA
- a CDS encoding arylsulfatase: MIKTKHLIKRILFTVFVLPLVTLAQDKPNILIIFPDDVGWSNVSAYGNGVMGYTTPNIDRIAKEGAMFTEHYAQPSCTAGRAALITGQYPIRSGMTTVGRPGGPLGLKKESPTLAEVLKEQGYATGQFGKNHLGDLNSHLPTVHGFDEFFGNLYHLNTQEEYQQKDYPQDPEFFKKYGTRGVLHTWATDKDDTTEDPRFGKVGKQRIEDTGQLSRERMETVDEEFLEASLDFIKRAQKDDKPYFVWFNPSRMHMYTHLKPESRYLALEHTTEHDFYGSGMMEHDMMIGDMLDKLEKMGALENTIVIYSTDNGPEHSARLHGGTTPFRGEKMTTYEGGVRVPMMVMWKDHIPKGQVLKGIQSHMDIFSTVAAAAGVPDVADKMMKEKKQYIDGVNNLDYWLGKSDKSERNNFIYYHESTIRAIRINQWKLHFETSENYYAPYEKQKFPIMYNIHFDPYESFDNLTDRSDIVQKKQFLNEPVQEILGEHIKSLQEYPPVQKAATLDFSELMKGLQAGKQ, encoded by the coding sequence ATGATTAAAACTAAACACTTAATTAAACGAATACTATTTACGGTATTTGTATTACCGTTAGTTACACTGGCACAAGACAAGCCCAACATTTTAATCATCTTTCCGGATGATGTGGGTTGGAGTAACGTAAGCGCCTATGGCAATGGCGTTATGGGTTATACAACACCTAATATAGACCGTATTGCTAAAGAAGGTGCCATGTTTACAGAGCACTACGCGCAACCAAGCTGTACAGCGGGGCGTGCCGCATTAATTACCGGACAATACCCTATTAGAAGTGGTATGACCACCGTTGGTAGACCTGGTGGTCCGTTAGGATTGAAAAAGGAATCGCCAACCCTTGCCGAAGTGCTTAAAGAGCAAGGTTACGCCACAGGGCAATTTGGTAAAAACCATTTAGGTGATCTTAATTCGCATTTACCAACCGTTCATGGTTTTGATGAGTTCTTCGGAAATTTATATCACCTAAACACTCAGGAAGAATACCAACAAAAAGACTACCCTCAGGATCCTGAATTCTTTAAAAAATATGGTACCCGCGGTGTTTTACATACCTGGGCTACAGATAAAGATGACACGACTGAAGATCCGCGTTTTGGTAAAGTTGGTAAACAACGTATTGAAGATACAGGGCAACTTTCAAGAGAACGCATGGAAACTGTAGACGAAGAGTTTCTAGAAGCTTCTTTAGATTTCATTAAACGTGCTCAAAAAGATGACAAACCGTATTTTGTTTGGTTTAACCCAAGTAGAATGCACATGTATACACATTTAAAACCTGAGAGCCGCTATTTAGCACTTGAGCATACTACCGAGCACGACTTTTATGGCAGCGGTATGATGGAGCATGATATGATGATAGGGGACATGTTAGATAAACTTGAAAAAATGGGTGCTTTAGAGAACACTATAGTTATCTATTCTACCGATAACGGTCCGGAACATAGCGCACGCTTACATGGTGGTACCACACCGTTTAGAGGTGAAAAAATGACCACCTACGAAGGTGGTGTTCGTGTACCTATGATGGTGATGTGGAAGGATCATATCCCTAAAGGACAAGTACTAAAAGGTATTCAATCGCACATGGACATCTTTTCAACCGTAGCAGCCGCAGCAGGTGTGCCAGATGTTGCTGATAAAATGATGAAAGAGAAAAAACAATATATCGATGGGGTTAACAATCTAGATTATTGGTTAGGCAAAAGCGACAAAAGTGAGCGTAATAATTTCATTTATTATCACGAATCTACAATAAGAGCGATAAGAATTAACCAATGGAAATTACATTTTGAAACCAGCGAAAACTATTACGCGCCTTATGAAAAACAAAAGTTTCCAATAATGTATAATATCCATTTCGACCCTTACGAAAGTTTTGATAACCTGACAGATCGTTCCGATATCGTACAAAAAAAACAATTCTTAAATGAACCTGTTCAGGAAATTCTTGGAGAACATATTAAATCACTTCAGGAATATCCGCCTGTACAAAAAGCAGCTACTCTAGACTTTTCTGAGTTAATGAAAGGTTTACAGGCAGGTAAGCAATAA
- a CDS encoding DEAD/DEAH box helicase, which yields MSFTTLGLSDALLKAISEKGYTTPSPIQQKAIPPILEGHDVLASAQTGTGKTAGFTLPLLHTLSENPKQKFRPIRALILTPTRELAAQVYENVKEYSTYLNLRSAVIFGGVNQKPQAATIRQGIDVLVATPGRLLDLQRQGLVSLKRVEIFVLDEADRMLDMGFLRDIERVISIMPEKRQNLMFSATFSPEIKKLAHGILRHPVQVEATPENTTVDAINQKVYRVAKGLKTGLLTKLIADGNWKQVLVFTRTKHGANKLSEKLGKAGITSAAIHGNKSQGARTKALAGFKNGSVRVLVATDIAARGLDIPLLPHVINFELPNVSEDYVHRIGRTGRAGASGEALSLVSADETTYLRDIEKLVGIKLPVEIMEGFEPDPNASTKPEKRQQGQRGNRQPKTEAKANAGNTDKSQARGRRTRNRRRN from the coding sequence ATGTCATTTACCACCTTAGGCTTATCTGATGCCTTGCTAAAAGCGATTAGCGAAAAAGGATACACAACCCCAAGCCCGATTCAACAAAAAGCCATTCCACCAATATTAGAAGGGCATGATGTGTTGGCTTCGGCACAAACCGGAACCGGTAAAACCGCCGGATTTACGTTACCGTTATTACATACCTTATCGGAAAACCCAAAACAAAAGTTTCGTCCTATTCGTGCCTTAATACTCACACCAACTCGTGAGTTGGCTGCGCAGGTTTACGAGAACGTTAAAGAATACAGTACTTATTTGAATTTGCGGAGTGCCGTTATTTTTGGTGGCGTGAATCAAAAACCACAGGCCGCAACCATCCGTCAGGGTATTGATGTATTGGTGGCTACACCAGGACGTTTGTTAGATTTGCAGCGTCAGGGCTTAGTGTCTTTAAAACGCGTGGAAATTTTTGTGCTTGATGAAGCCGACCGTATGTTGGATATGGGGTTTTTACGCGATATAGAACGCGTCATTAGCATCATGCCTGAAAAGCGCCAGAACTTAATGTTTTCGGCAACCTTTTCACCAGAAATAAAAAAGCTGGCACATGGAATTTTAAGACATCCTGTGCAGGTTGAGGCTACACCCGAGAACACAACAGTCGATGCCATTAACCAAAAGGTATATCGTGTAGCAAAAGGCTTAAAAACCGGACTGCTTACCAAACTGATTGCCGACGGGAACTGGAAACAGGTACTGGTATTTACGCGCACCAAACATGGCGCCAATAAGCTAAGTGAAAAACTGGGGAAAGCAGGGATTACTTCTGCTGCTATTCACGGAAATAAAAGTCAGGGTGCAAGAACTAAAGCCTTGGCTGGATTTAAAAACGGAAGCGTACGCGTACTGGTAGCAACCGATATCGCGGCTCGCGGACTTGATATTCCGTTATTACCTCATGTTATTAATTTTGAGTTGCCTAATGTGTCTGAAGATTATGTGCATCGTATTGGTCGTACCGGTAGAGCAGGAGCCAGCGGTGAAGCTTTATCTTTAGTAAGTGCCGATGAAACCACCTATTTACGTGATATTGAAAAACTGGTAGGGATAAAGTTGCCTGTTGAAATTATGGAAGGTTTTGAACCAGATCCGAATGCCTCAACCAAACCCGAGAAACGTCAGCAAGGGCAACGTGGCAACCGTCAGCCTAAAACAGAAGCAAAGGCCAATGCCGGTAATACCGATAAAAGTCAGGCTCGTGGCAGACGTACGCGGAACAGAAGAAGAAATTAA
- a CDS encoding VF530 family protein produces MEAQPNNPMHGVKLEQIINDLVAHYGWEYMGHTININCFKSNPTVKSSLKFLRRTPWARAKVEAMYLNMLKQKKR; encoded by the coding sequence ATGGAAGCACAACCCAATAATCCGATGCATGGCGTTAAGCTGGAGCAAATTATTAATGATTTAGTAGCGCATTATGGATGGGAATATATGGGGCATACCATAAACATTAATTGTTTTAAAAGTAACCCAACGGTTAAATCCAGTTTGAAATTTTTAAGACGTACGCCCTGGGCAAGAGCTAAGGTTGAAGCGATGTATTTGAATATGCTGAAACAGAAAAAGCGATAA
- a CDS encoding DUF805 domain-containing protein has translation MNWYLKVVKDNYANFDGRARRKEYWMFTLINSLILFGLIAISVAISVTSDALGFLSLYFIYILAMIIPSLAVSVRRLHDIGKSGWYYLVAFIPFIGTFWLLFLLITEGEKGSNAYGPDPKNITAEEIDQIGQIQVD, from the coding sequence ATGAATTGGTATTTAAAAGTCGTAAAAGATAATTACGCAAATTTTGATGGTCGTGCGCGCCGTAAAGAGTATTGGATGTTTACACTGATTAATTCTCTTATTCTGTTTGGTCTCATCGCTATATCGGTTGCTATTAGTGTAACTTCTGATGCTCTCGGATTTCTGTCGCTTTATTTCATTTACATTTTAGCAATGATTATACCTAGCCTTGCTGTAAGTGTTAGACGTTTACACGACATTGGTAAAAGCGGATGGTATTATCTAGTAGCTTTTATTCCTTTTATTGGAACTTTCTGGTTATTATTTTTATTAATTACTGAAGGCGAAAAAGGTTCTAACGCCTACGGTCCAGACCCTAAAAATATAACTGCAGAAGAAATTGACCAGATTGGTCAGATTCAGGTAGACTAA
- the trpA gene encoding tryptophan synthase subunit alpha, whose translation MNRLQQKLQEDKKLISIYFTAGYPNLNDTVSIIQDLEKSGVDLIEIGLPFSDPLADGPTIQASSTQALKNGMTTEILFNQLKDIRKTVNIPLIIMGYFNPMLQYGVEAFCKQCQAIGIDGLIIPDLPVDVYHDEYKAIFDTYGLVNVFLITPQTSEERIRYIDSISNGFIYMVSSASVTGSQSGFGDEQTAYFKRIADMKLKNPQIVGFGINNNETFNQATTYAKGAIIGSAFIKHVSSEKLDTIPDFVSGILQ comes from the coding sequence ATGAACAGATTACAGCAAAAACTACAGGAAGATAAAAAGTTAATATCTATATATTTTACAGCCGGTTATCCAAATTTAAATGATACCGTAAGTATTATTCAAGACCTAGAAAAAAGCGGTGTCGATTTAATTGAAATCGGTTTACCATTTAGCGACCCGTTAGCCGATGGACCTACCATTCAGGCCAGCTCTACACAGGCGCTTAAAAATGGCATGACTACCGAAATATTATTTAATCAGTTGAAAGATATTCGTAAAACGGTGAATATTCCATTAATAATTATGGGCTATTTCAATCCCATGTTACAATATGGTGTAGAAGCCTTTTGTAAACAATGTCAAGCCATAGGTATCGACGGATTAATTATTCCGGATTTACCAGTGGATGTGTACCATGATGAGTACAAAGCTATTTTCGACACATACGGATTGGTTAATGTATTCCTAATTACACCACAAACCAGCGAAGAACGTATTCGTTATATCGATTCAATTTCTAACGGATTTATCTACATGGTAAGTAGCGCCAGCGTTACCGGAAGTCAGTCAGGCTTTGGAGATGAGCAAACGGCTTACTTTAAACGTATAGCTGATATGAAATTGAAGAACCCACAAATTGTCGGCTTCGGAATTAACAACAACGAAACCTTCAATCAGGCTACCACTTACGCAAAAGGCGCCATCATTGGAAGCGCATTTATAAAACATGTGTCTTCAGAAAAATTAGACACTATTCCAGATTTCGTAAGCGGCATTCTTCAATAA
- a CDS encoding GIY-YIG nuclease family protein — protein sequence MDVYYVYILTNKNHTVLYVGRTKQLNITLKQHRNNSQKTFTGR from the coding sequence ATGGATGTTTATTACGTGTACATATTAACAAATAAAAATCATACTGTTCTTTATGTGGGCCGTACAAAACAATTAAATATTACTCTAAAACAACATAGAAACAATAGTCAAAAAACATTCACAGGAAGATAA
- a CDS encoding carbon-nitrogen hydrolase family protein, translating into MEEIENIELAYLSLDDYDELKEAMIASYASMPDAYWREFQIKKLIDMFPEGQVVIKVNNQIAGCALSIIVDYDKFDDNHTYKDITGNYTFNTHTPNGDIIYGIEIFIKPEFRGLRLGRRLYDYRKELCERLNLRGLAFGGRIPNYKKYADTLSPKEYIGKVRSKEINDPVLNFQISNDFHPTRIIKNYLEGDADSKDYAVLLEWDNIYYEKQTKQAAIIKKIVRLGLIQWQMRLYKDLDELMHQAEFFVDAVSGYRSDFALFPEFFNAPLMAENNHMSTPDAIRELAKHTAEIVSRFSKLAISYNINIITGSMPEMVNDKLYNVGYLCRRDGTSERYEKLHVTPDEAKVWGMVGGSKLQTFDTDCGKIGILICYDSEFPELSRLLADEGMDILFVPFLTDTQNGYSRVRHCAQARAIENECYVAIAGSVGNLPNVENMDIQYAQSMVFTPCDFAFPTNGIKAEATPNTEMILIADVDIDLLRELNQFGSVKNLKDRRKDIFELRKQP; encoded by the coding sequence ATGGAAGAGATAGAAAACATTGAATTAGCCTACCTGAGTTTAGACGATTACGACGAATTGAAAGAAGCCATGATTGCTTCCTACGCCTCCATGCCCGATGCGTATTGGCGTGAGTTTCAAATTAAGAAACTTATCGACATGTTTCCCGAAGGTCAGGTGGTTATAAAAGTGAATAACCAGATTGCCGGATGTGCTTTAAGTATTATTGTTGACTACGATAAATTTGACGACAATCACACGTATAAGGATATTACCGGAAACTACACTTTTAATACCCATACCCCTAATGGCGATATTATTTATGGTATTGAAATATTTATCAAGCCGGAATTTCGTGGTCTGCGTTTAGGCCGTCGTTTGTATGACTATCGCAAAGAACTTTGTGAACGTCTTAATTTAAGAGGACTGGCTTTTGGCGGACGTATTCCGAATTATAAAAAATATGCCGACACCTTAAGTCCGAAAGAATATATTGGAAAAGTGCGAAGTAAAGAGATTAACGATCCGGTACTGAACTTTCAAATCTCGAACGACTTTCACCCGACACGAATCATTAAAAATTATCTGGAAGGCGATGCCGACTCCAAAGACTATGCAGTGCTTCTTGAGTGGGATAACATCTATTATGAAAAGCAAACCAAGCAGGCCGCCATCATTAAAAAGATTGTACGACTGGGCTTAATACAATGGCAGATGCGTTTGTATAAAGATCTGGATGAGCTGATGCATCAGGCGGAATTTTTTGTCGATGCCGTTTCCGGGTATCGCAGCGATTTCGCTTTATTTCCTGAGTTTTTTAATGCTCCGCTAATGGCTGAAAACAACCACATGTCTACACCCGATGCTATTCGGGAACTGGCAAAGCATACGGCCGAAATTGTGAGTCGCTTTTCAAAACTTGCCATTTCCTATAACATTAACATCATCACCGGAAGTATGCCGGAGATGGTCAATGACAAACTATACAATGTGGGCTATTTATGTCGACGTGATGGTACAAGTGAGCGTTACGAAAAACTACACGTTACCCCTGATGAAGCTAAGGTTTGGGGTATGGTAGGTGGCAGCAAGCTGCAAACCTTCGACACCGACTGTGGTAAAATAGGTATATTAATCTGCTACGACTCAGAGTTTCCGGAGTTGAGCCGATTACTGGCCGACGAAGGTATGGATATCCTGTTTGTTCCTTTCTTAACCGACACGCAGAACGGATACTCGCGCGTTCGCCATTGTGCTCAGGCACGCGCTATAGAAAACGAGTGCTATGTTGCCATTGCCGGTAGCGTGGGGAACCTTCCTAACGTTGAAAATATGGATATTCAATACGCACAGTCCATGGTGTTCACACCTTGCGATTTTGCCTTCCCTACCAATGGCATTAAAGCTGAGGCGACACCTAACACCGAAATGATTCTTATTGCCGATGTGGATATCGATTTGCTGCGAGAACTTAACCAGTTTGGTAGCGTAAAAAACCTGAAAGACCGCCGTAAAGACATCTTCGAATTACGTAAGCAACCGTAA
- a CDS encoding helix-turn-helix domain-containing protein has protein sequence MKPEHPKSSAFKDEHWMTADEVQRFFKISRSTLYRWCKQKQLPYTTMGGTRYYPKYFTLNLMQHNMRWEDL, from the coding sequence ATGAAACCTGAACACCCTAAAAGTAGTGCCTTTAAAGATGAGCACTGGATGACCGCCGACGAAGTACAACGTTTCTTTAAAATTAGTCGAAGCACCCTGTACCGCTGGTGCAAACAAAAACAACTGCCCTACACCACTATGGGAGGCACGCGCTACTACCCGAAGTATTTTACCCTGAATTTGATGCAGCATAATATGCGTTGGGAAGATTTGTAG
- a CDS encoding SIMPL domain-containing protein — protein sequence MKKHLSALVFAIAIVIASVIFGNAVINRNKKAGTISVTGLGKTDFTSDLIVWEARFSQVNADLKQAYADLKKDKEAIVSYFKSKGIAEDAIIFSAVETNKNMKQNYSSEGKYMGQEFTGYTLSQTLQINSKDVEKVEKLSREVTELLNKGIQLYSVAPRYYYTKLEDLKIEMVSKATENARLRAKSIAENSGARLGELSTAQMGIFQITGQNSTEDYSWGGAFNTASKEKTASITMKLTYLID from the coding sequence ATGAAAAAGCATCTAAGTGCCCTTGTTTTTGCTATCGCCATCGTTATCGCATCCGTTATTTTTGGAAACGCCGTAATCAATCGAAATAAAAAAGCCGGAACCATTTCGGTCACTGGACTTGGTAAAACAGATTTCACTTCAGATCTTATTGTATGGGAAGCCCGTTTTTCACAGGTTAATGCCGATTTAAAACAAGCCTACGCCGACCTCAAAAAAGACAAGGAAGCTATTGTTTCTTATTTTAAGTCCAAAGGTATTGCCGAAGATGCCATCATTTTTAGCGCTGTGGAAACCAATAAAAACATGAAACAGAACTACTCTTCAGAAGGCAAATATATGGGACAGGAATTTACAGGTTATACACTAAGCCAGACATTGCAAATAAACTCTAAAGATGTTGAGAAAGTAGAAAAATTATCCAGAGAAGTTACCGAACTTTTAAACAAAGGCATTCAGTTATATTCGGTAGCACCACGCTACTATTACACCAAACTAGAGGACCTAAAAATAGAAATGGTTTCTAAGGCAACAGAGAATGCCCGACTTCGCGCAAAAAGTATTGCGGAAAATTCAGGCGCCAGACTGGGAGAATTATCTACAGCCCAAATGGGTATCTTCCAGATTACAGGACAAAACTCTACCGAAGATTACTCCTGGGGTGGTGCTTTCAATACAGCATCAAAAGAGAAGACCGCATCGATTACCATGAAGCTCACCTATCTTATTGACTAA
- a CDS encoding arylsulfatase, with product MIKTKPLFKRILFSAFVLPLLALAQDKPNILVIMVDDVAPNSLGCYSLGMQYPTPNIDRIAKEGAIFTDHYSQPSCTAGRAAFITGQKPVRTGLTTVGQPGNPLGIKKEDPTLAELLKPMGYMTAQYGKNHLGDRNEHLPTVHGFDEFFGNLYHLNVSEEEEQADYPKNKEFYEKYGPRGIIESYATDKYDSTEDPRFGVIGKQKVTDIGKLTSKRMETFDEELVAKTKDFMKRAKDAKKPFFIWHATSRMHVYTHLKEASRNLATPISTDMDLFGSGLMEHDGHVGQLLDYMEDLGIDENTIVIYTTDNGPEQSTFPHAGVTMFRGEKMTTYEGGVRSPFMVRWPKNIPAGLVRNGISAHEDVLPTVMAAVGKENIKDDLKKGYKAGDMTYKVYVDGFQNLDYWTGKTDESARNYFFYYYESGLTAMRVGPWKMHFATKERYFDDMVVHTMPRLFNLRKDPFEHYDDITGFHMIMEKSWVFQPAIGMLTEHLMTFKDFPPRQASASLDINKAIESIMNSDTRQ from the coding sequence ATGATTAAAACCAAACCACTATTTAAACGAATATTGTTTTCAGCATTCGTATTACCTTTATTGGCACTCGCTCAAGACAAACCCAATATTTTAGTTATTATGGTCGACGACGTAGCCCCTAACTCCTTAGGGTGCTATAGTTTAGGTATGCAATACCCAACACCAAATATCGACCGCATCGCTAAAGAAGGTGCCATATTTACCGACCACTACTCACAACCTAGTTGTACTGCAGGGCGTGCCGCCTTTATTACCGGACAAAAACCAGTACGTACCGGTTTAACTACGGTAGGGCAGCCAGGTAACCCACTTGGGATTAAAAAAGAAGACCCTACGTTAGCTGAATTATTAAAACCAATGGGCTATATGACAGCTCAGTACGGTAAAAACCACTTAGGTGACCGTAACGAGCATTTACCAACGGTTCATGGTTTCGATGAATTTTTTGGTAATCTGTATCACTTAAATGTATCGGAAGAAGAAGAACAAGCCGATTATCCAAAGAACAAAGAGTTCTACGAAAAGTACGGACCTCGTGGTATTATTGAGTCTTACGCAACAGACAAATATGACAGCACCGAAGATCCGCGTTTTGGCGTTATAGGAAAACAAAAAGTTACCGATATAGGTAAATTAACGTCTAAGCGTATGGAAACCTTTGATGAAGAATTGGTAGCCAAAACCAAAGACTTCATGAAACGCGCTAAAGATGCTAAAAAGCCGTTTTTTATCTGGCACGCCACCAGCCGTATGCACGTGTATACGCATCTAAAAGAAGCATCTCGAAACCTTGCCACACCTATTAGTACCGATATGGACTTATTTGGTTCTGGTTTAATGGAGCATGACGGGCATGTAGGGCAACTGTTAGATTATATGGAAGATTTAGGTATCGATGAAAATACCATTGTGATTTACACCACCGATAACGGCCCGGAACAAAGTACCTTCCCACACGCTGGTGTAACGATGTTTAGAGGCGAAAAAATGACCACTTACGAAGGTGGTGTACGTTCGCCATTTATGGTACGCTGGCCTAAAAACATTCCTGCTGGTTTAGTTAGAAATGGTATCTCAGCTCACGAAGATGTATTACCAACGGTTATGGCTGCCGTTGGAAAAGAAAATATTAAAGACGACTTAAAGAAAGGCTATAAAGCCGGCGATATGACTTATAAAGTTTATGTAGACGGCTTCCAGAATTTAGACTACTGGACTGGTAAAACAGATGAATCTGCCAGAAACTATTTCTTTTACTACTACGAATCAGGTTTAACAGCAATGCGTGTAGGCCCTTGGAAAATGCACTTTGCTACTAAAGAGCGTTATTTTGACGATATGGTAGTACACACCATGCCAAGGTTATTTAACCTAAGAAAAGATCCGTTTGAGCATTACGACGACATTACAGGTTTCCATATGATTATGGAAAAATCATGGGTATTCCAGCCAGCTATCGGGATGTTAACCGAGCATTTAATGACTTTTAAAGACTTCCCGCCTCGTCAGGCTTCAGCGTCTTTAGACATTAACAAAGCCATTGAATCTATTATGAATAGCGACACCAGACAGTAA